The window TGCCATGCCCTTGTTTCACTCTATCTGCTATGCTTAACACGCAGACATAATATACTTTAATTGGTATTTGCAAAAGTCTACACAAAAAATTTAGTGGAAGTACAAATGGACCAggtttttttgctatttaaagtttttaagactATTTTGGTCTAAAATAAGAAAGAGTGTGGATGCAAgttaagtttcaaaaataatatacaagattataatttaagatctttttttttgtaactaactCAAGCAACTTATAAATCTAACTTAGTACCCTAACTCTTATAACTCTTAGCACCCTTGTAACTCTTTACCCTCAGAGACACCACTCATAGTTTAGTCAGAATAAAACTTAGCAGGCAAATAAATGGCTTGAATGTTTCATTAAATGATTTCAGCAAGCTACTTAATCATATCCACTTATAACGATTGAAGTTTGAAAGATCCCATAATGCATCATTAACAGACTTTGTGACTAAgtcaattctttttttctttaaagccATTTTTCTACTCCTAATATCTAAtgtaattttttctataaagaaaaaaaagttgataaaatgtttttaaacttaaaggtACACTCTGAATGTGTGTGACTTAACAAAATAAGAATTCTgaataaataaatctaacaaAATTTACTATGGTAAGAGGAATCTAATGATGGAGTTTAAAGCTTAGTGATGCGTCCTAAAGAGGGTAGATTAGGGGGAAAATATTGCTTTGAATgtgtttttttgtcttaaaaaaaaaaaattactgaataaataaatataacaaaatcatTTTGTCATTATGCACAACACAAGAAACATAATGTCTTGTGTTAAACAAACAACACAAGGATTTGTGTATGAATTTATGTGCAATCTTGCATTTAATCGTAAAGCAAATTTACTGTTTATTTAAACTCATGTTTATCATAAAACATGCTATACTCATCAAAACGTTGaagtaaataactaaaaaaaggcGCAAtggtttttaagttataaattgcAATAAATGTATACTTCCATTTTATTGAaatctttgttaagaaatacaaaaatttaatcattagTTTCATTTTGACAAATTTGTGCCAAATTTACATGATATAATAGTATATACTTTATCCATTTGTTTTAAACAAGATATTATGTTTGTAATTTGAATAtgatatattgaaataaaattttaaaatttactgaaaGTGTCATGCACCTTTTTAACTTACATAGTTTCCCATAAAGTATTTACATTGGcatatattttcataaacttatatgtatatttattcataagctgttttaaagaataaaggATGAGAGGCTAAACGCTTAAGTAATTGTCCTAAATTACAGTCTAAAATCTGTCAGCATCAATTCAAgtctttaacgttttttaatgaaaattttttgtgcTGCATACAATACATAAGAGAAACCTCTTTGAATAATTTATGTGCTTTAGTGGTGGCAACAGAACTAGGCAGTTAATGAATTAATTCTTggaagaaattatataaaacttgtAGTTGATATTCaagattaaatacaaaaaaagattcaaaGGTAACACAAACTTTCGAAGGTTTACCTATGATTGCTTTTCAATAACACACAACAACAAAATGACAGTCcggaagaaaaaatgaaaagttgatgttttagatttgagcaattaaaaaacatttcaagagtCTTACCatcctaaaaaaaactttgaaaaaaagttttaagtttaaaataaatgtaattaaaaaaaaaaattagcacaAATGAAAAAAGgatataaagaatattaaacAGTAGTGGAATTGAATTTcattcttattaaaaacatttagttacaTACttcttaaaaactaaatactatTTGGTATAATATTGGTTAAAGAAACTACTTTTTTCAAGTTCATTATTgaggtttaaaaattaatcttacttttatttcttaaattaggAAAACCATTGTTGCACTTGCTGAAACACAATATTTTCCCATAGTTGGCAAGAGATAAACAAGggcttttaaagattttagtactaatgcatctaaaaaaattatataagataaaaacatGATTTATTAAGTATAACTTTTTCGTTGGAGATTTTTTAGAGATTATTTACCAGTATTGCTATTCCCTTCAATATCATGTATGTTTCACCTATAATGTCAAGGCATTAGTCAGTCAGCTTGCagcatgcaatattttttttgaaagtgttgTTTCCAATAAGACTGGTTTTctacattattttgtttaatgcaTTTGAATTTATCATCTGAATAGCacaaacaaatattacaaaaaattgttttatataatgcaAAAATTGAAACTATAAAATTctccacaaaaaaaatttaaatgtccAGCAACgaataaaactttgttttttttatcaacaatggAGTGTCCAAAAATCGTGGAAATTCCTCAAGTATTAaattagttgttaaaaaatcatttcgAGCGTTTACCTGCGTAAACATGATCTCTCATTTTCACTTCGGTCTGTATAAGTAAGATGCATCAATTATGTCTTTATTACATCGACTTAGTATAGAAACAAGGCGTcctatgttaaaaattttaaaattaatttaaaatgtcaacATCCTTAGTAGCAAAGTTATTTTGCCCTTAGTAGCAAAGTTATTTTgctgatttctttttttaaaatttttaaatcaaaatcaaatctGGCCTTATTTGTGACATCGGTAATTAAGACAATGAggttaaatgctcttccacggtgctctATGACAAACTGTTAGGTCTTTTTAGAGCGCCTTAATaagccaaaaaaataaattcatatgaCTTGCtaattatttctattaatattttcatatatcaGTGTTTAATAGATCTTGTTATAATGACGAAAATTTTATAGGCagtattataagtattataatgtatttttaaataatcattttaatttgtgtattatactttttaatttttgttttttatattttatgtaatagtatacttatttgttttactttttttaagttaaaatttatggagatttaaaaatgattttttttttaaaggaaaatccTCAAAAGTAATGTCTTTCAAgtgtattttttgcttttttgcacTTGGTTTGTTGATTTGTACTCTTTCTTGGTTAGCATTTGTTCGTAATGTGGCTACTCATATGCAGCTGATGTCGGAACcaatttatatttctattaacGAAGCACAACTTTCTGAGAAATGGAGCCATGAAGATGAGTTAGATGTGCAAGACGAAGGAAAGTTTCACGTAGTCACAAATCTAATTCTTGTAACTCACAAACATTACAGCATCAATTTGCGCTATGAAGACAATCGCATACCCGACGCGAATCAACTTCAAGATAGGCAGGCTGAAATCGAATCAACTTTgcaattaaatttgaataatgaTAAAATAGCCGCAGTGCATGTATTATATTTTCATCCAGCTGTTGCGCAATACTTACTTAAACTTCCTTtgcaaaactcaaaaaaacttattttgcatCTAACTAAACGAGATCCAACTGTAGGCATAAATCTTGAttatattcaaagttatttaaagcatAAACCAGTTATCCTGATGCACATGGACAATTTTTTAGGTTCAGGTTGGGAAGACGTTGATTTTACTCTTTTGAGAACTCAAAGATTGGTTTATGCATTAACGCGTCACTCAGTCACTAGTAAATTCCCTTGTAATGCTGCAGTGAGTGCATCTTGTAATCCAGGTACCGCTTACATGGGTTCCCATGATGCATTCGTTTTTCACGCAGATCgagattttgaaaaagaaatgcTTCAGGAATTAGATACTGGTCCTAATTCGAATggtattgaaaatgttttgatatGGTATCTCCGTGAAAAGATGGGTTATCGAGTAATAAATCCATGTCTTCATCTGATAGTCTACCATAATCATTGCATACCTATTCGAGATATAGGAAGGAAACGATTTAATCGTAAAGGCAAAAATGGATTAGCGCAATTTACAAGAGAATTGACATAACTTATACGGAGCATAATTATCTCATACCCGTCAATAATAGCTTggagaaatttaaatataagattcAATTTTATTCgagtattttgaataaatttttcttcaattttagaTACTCATGTTTTcgacattaaatataaaatgtaaaattttttgtaatttttatgaactatttattaaatatttatagattttttttttgcacaattttaattattataatcttATTCtatacttcaaaaaatata is drawn from Hydra vulgaris chromosome 07, alternate assembly HydraT2T_AEP and contains these coding sequences:
- the LOC105844041 gene encoding uncharacterized protein LOC105844041 isoform X2, whose amino-acid sequence is MYHLTASGKVETYVTKSGKSSKVMSFKCIFCFFALGLLICTLSWLAFVRNVATHMQLMSEPIYISINEAQLSEKWSHEDELDVQDEGKFHVVTNLILVTHKHYSINLRYEDNRIPDANQLQDRQAEIESTLQLNLNNDKIAAVHVLYFHPAVAQYLLKLPLQNSKKLILHLTKRDPTVGINLDYIQSYLKHKPVILMHMDNFLGSGWEDVDFTLLRTQRLVYALTRHSVTSKFPCNAAVSASCNPGTAYMGSHDAFVFHADRDFEKEMLQELDTGPNSNGIENVLIWYLREKMGYRVINPCLHLIVYHNHCIPIRDIGRKRFNRKGKNGLAQFTRELT